One Lucilia cuprina isolate Lc7/37 chromosome 4, ASM2204524v1, whole genome shotgun sequence DNA segment encodes these proteins:
- the LOC111684293 gene encoding uncharacterized protein LOC111684293 has translation MFKFVCLFALVATSAAAASHQATEADSLLTSALRMVKDCGDRSVVLCLKERALHYFDSENGDVKLTDGISLVKTDDIPVGRSLNDIVLPEENEARETEVDSLLVERIARFFGTHTLQFKVPKDSVEDMQRALEESRGKKKEKKKYLMPLLLLLKLKMAALLPLAIGFLALLSFKALVIGKIALLLASIIGLKKLLEKKENYEVVSHPHAAHYDEHSYGRALRDAQNLAYSAYKQ, from the exons atGTTTAagtttgtgtgtttatttgcCCTAGTGGCAACATCTGCTGCTGCTGCCAGTCATCAAGCCACCGAAGCTGATAGTCTTTTGACAAGTGCCTTAAGAATGGTCAAAGATTGTGGTGATCGTTCTGTGGTTTTATGTTTAAAG gAACGTGCTCTACATTACTTCGATAGCGAAAACGGTGATGTTAAATTGACTGACGGCATTTCCCTGGTGAAAACTGATGATATACCCGTTGGACGTTCACTCAATGACATTGTTTTGCCCGAAGAAAATGAAGCACGTGAAACTGAAGTCGATTCATTGTTGGTTGAACGTATTGCACGTTTCTTTGGCACCCATACTTTACAATTCAAAGTACCTAAAGATTCCGTAGAGGATATGCAACGTGCCTTAGAAGAAT cTCGTGGCAAGAAGAAGGAAAAGAAGAAGTACTTGATGCCCTTGTTGTTGCTCCTCAAATTGAAAATGGCTGCTTTATTACCCTTGGCTATTGGTTTCTTGGCTTTGTTGTCCTTCAAGGCTTTAGTTATTGGTAAGATTGCCTTGCTTTTGGCCTCCATCATTGGCTTGAAGAAATTGTTGGAGAAGAAGGAAAACTATGAAGTTGTTTCTCATCCTCATGCTGCTCACTACGATGAACACAGTTATGGACGTGCGTTACGTGATGCCCAAAATTTAGCCTACAGCGCCTACAAGCAATAA